From Paenibacillus graminis:
AGACTTGAAACTACGTTTCACGCCGACTACACCTCCAAAGACTATCTGGTTTCGCGATGAGGAGTTTGCTCGTTACAGAACTTGCAAAATTTCTTCATCTCCAAGCGGTCGGGGTGATTTCGCTTGTTTTTGGTTGTCGCATAGTTTCTTTGTTTGCAACTTGTACAAGCCAAAGTGATAATTACCCGCATGATGTGCACCTCCCGAAGACGTCCTTCTAATCTTAAAATTAGAAGACGCAAATATTGATCCTAAAAAAAGCCGCGAATTTAGGCCTACCTAAAACACTTTAGCATAATGTCAACTGCTGTGTCAACGAAAGAATTCCCCATCGCATTGGGTAATTTCGGGTGCTGTAGCCTAGCAGAGCGTGTTGTCTTTGGTCTTAATTTTTCACATCAATTGCTGTCTAGTAAGACCAGAATCCATAATTGCATGAACCCTTTTCAGATCCTCAAGGAGAATCTTCCGGTATAGTCTGCTGAAACGAAAGTTTTCCTTGGTTGTGCTGCGTTCGGCATGACTTATCCATCTCTACTTAACATTATGGAGCATTTGCACTGTGTGTAAACCTGCTGTCAACGGGACAACCTGCAATTCTCTTGTCAATTCAGTTGAAAAAGGCGCAAAACACTAAAAAAGACTCGAGTCCCGAGCCTTTCCTGTACATTATATCATCAATTGTCACGCACTTCCAGATATCTTTCCAATTTACGTTTCACTCGCTGCAAGGCGTTGTCAATCGATTTCACATGCCGCTTCAAATCCTCTGCAATCTCCTGATAGGACCGTCCATCCAGATAGAGCATCAGAACCTTACGTTCCAGATCACTCAGAATTTCCGCCATCTTATCTTCCAGACCGATGAACTCCTCCTGGTTGATAATGAGCTCTTCGGGATCCAGCACCTGGGTTCCGCAAATGACATCCATCAGGGTCCGGTCGGAATCCTCATCATAGATCGGCTTGTCCAAAGAAACATAGGAATTCAGCGGAATATGCTTCTGCCGGGTAGCCGTCTTAATGGCAGTTATAATCTGTCGGGTAATACAGAGTTCCGCAAAAGCCTTGAATGAAGAAAGCTTGTCGCCCTTAAAGTCACGAATTGCCTTATATAGGCCAATCATGCCTTCCTGGACAATATCTTCACGGTCTGCCCCAATCAAAAAATATGAACGGGCCTTGGCTCGGACAAAATTACGGTACTTGTTAATCAGATGCTCCAATGCGCCACTATCGCCACCACGGAAGATCTCGACAATTTCTTCATCACTTATGAAATCATACTCGGACAGCATTATTTCCTTGAGGTCGACACTCACCAAGAATCCCCCCGGCTGCAACGCAAGACACATCGTTACTTCGCGAAATATAGGATCAGTATATATTATGTTACCTTACAACGTCAACCGCAGATTGACCAAAAACAATCTTCAATAGCATTTTATGGCATTTTAACCGAAAACGCTTCATTCTTGAGCCTTTTTACTGACGCCGCCAGTCTTCTAGACGTCTGCGGGTCTCTGGCGGCAGTTTGTCTTCCAGCGAATGCCTTGTGGAGCTGATGTTTCCGGGCTCGATCACCTTTTTGACCTGCTTCTGACTCTCTTCGATTTCAAGCCGCAGCTCCCTGGCCGACAGCCGCAATGCTCCTTGAGCAAAGATGACATGCTGCTCTACAAAATCACTGGTGGCCACGTAAATCTGCCGTCTGCGGTGACTGAACTCACCAACCAGCCGCTCAATGCATTCATCCGCCGTTTCTTTTTCCTTGGTGAAAAACACCTGCACTTTCCCCTGCACAAAAGACCTGCCCAGGCCCGGCACACGGTAAGCATCGAATACGGCAATGACGCGCAGCCCGGAAAACGCCTGATAATCTGCCAGCATATCCAGCAGCCTGTCCCGCGCTCCCTGCATTCCTGAGAGTGACAATTCGGCAAGATCGGGCCAGCCGCCAATCATGTTGTATCCATCCACAAGCAGAATATCGCGCCAGTCGGCCATAACTATCCTTGCTGATGCCGGCGGCGCAGCACCTCGTACATGATGACGCCCGCAGCGACCGAAGCATTTAACGAATTGATTTTACCGGCCATAGGCAGCTTCAGCAGAACATCGCATTTCTCCCGGATCAGACGGCCCATCCCTTTATTCTCGTTCCCGATTACCACCGCTACCGGACCTGTAAATATATCCGATGCATACAGATTCTGATCGGTATCCACGTCGGTTCCTACTACCCAGACTCCCAGCTCTTTGAGGCGGTCAATGGTCTGCCCAAGGTTGGTTACACGTGCGACGGGCACATATTCAACAGCTCCTGCAGAGGTTTTGGACACAGTTGCTGTAATCTGCGCTGACCGTCTCTTTGGAACAATAACTCCATGCACACCCGTGCAATCGGCGGTCCGCAGAATAGAACCCAGGTTATGGGGGTCTTCAATTTCGTCCAGCAAAAGCAGAAAAGGAGGTTCTCCCTTGGCTTCTGCCGCTGCCAGAATATCCGCAACCTCTGCATACGCAAAAGGTGCAGCCTGTGCAACTACCCCTTGATGCTGTACTCCGGGTGCAAGCTGGTCCAGCTTTCTTTTGTCCACATGCTGAATCACAATTCCCGCTTTGCGCGCTTCGGCAATAATGGGTGCGGTCAGATGCTTTTGCGCCGTTTCGGCGATCCAAATCTTATTGAGTGTACGGCCGGCACGAAGCGCTTCAAGCACTGAATGCTTGCCGGCCAATACTTCCTCTTCTGTTTTCAATTCTTCCATGTTCATGCCTCCTGTTCTCAAAAATATATACGGGTGCAGCCTTACTTAGGCCGATTCATCATGAATTGTATGCTGCTGTCAACAAGCTCCCGGATTCTGGCCTGCTGGCCTGTGTAATACAAATGACCGATCAGGCATTCAAAAGCAGTAGCATGCCGGTACTCCAGCACATCCGCATTCTTGGGAATGGTTCCCGATTTGGCATTTCTTCCTTGCCGGGCGACATCCTTCTCCTCATCGGTAAGCTTTGGCTCCAGATAGGCCAGGATCGTGCTTTGCGCTTTGGCCGAGACCAGCCCTGTCGCTGTTCGGTGCAAATGATTCGGGCGGAGATTCGGCAGCGAGATTAAATACTGGCGTACCGCCACTTCATAGATAGCATCTCCGGCATATGCCAATACGAGCGGAGAGAGCAGCCGGGCCGGCTTGGAGGGCTCATAGGGAAACCAGGCACTCTCCAGATTAAACGGCCCGCTCATTTCCGCCGCCACCGCATTCCTTGCGGAGTATCTTCAAGCAGAATACCCATAGCATTCAGCTGATCGCGGATCTCATCGGAGCGTCCCCAGTTTTTATTCTTGCGCGCTTCGGCCCGTTCAGCGATCAGCCTCTCCACTTCCTCGCCGGCAACCTCTTCCTCTGTCTCCGTGGTCAGGCGCAGCACTGCGTTCATCTCGGCAAAAGCCTGCAGCAGTGCCGAGAAATTTGCGGGCAGTGCTTCTGGATTCGCAAGTGTATTATTCGCAAGGCTTACCCAGTCAAACATGGCCGTAATAGCATCCGGAGTGTTGAAGTCATCCTGCATTTTGGCATGGAAGTTGGCTACAATTGCGGCCAAACGCTCCGTGATCTGTCCGCTCGCCTGGCCTGTGGCCCCTTGTGGATCAAGCTCAAGACGGTGCTTAACATTGCGCTCCGCGAGTGCGATGCGCTCCGCGCTTTTTTCTGCGGACAGCATGGATTCTTCAGTGAAATTCAGCGGATTGCGGTAGTGGGTGGAGAGCATAAAATAACGGATGGCCCCCGCTTTGAAGCGCTGGCGGATATCTTTCACCAGCAGACCGTTGCCGAGCGATTTCGACATTTTTTCGTCACCGATATTAATGAACCCGTTATGCATCCAGTAGTTGGAGAGCGGTTTGCCGGTCAATGCTTCCGTCTGGGCGCATTCGCATTCATGGTGCGGGAACTGCAGATCCTGTCCGCCGCCATGAATATCAATAGTATCGCCAAGAAATTCACGGGCCATGGCCGAGCACTCAATATGCCAGCCGGGACGGCCTTCTCCCCATGGGCTGTGCCAGTGGACTTCTCCAGGCTTAGCTGCCTTCCAGAGGACAAAATCCTCGGGTTTTTCTTTGCGTGAATCCACTTCCACCCGGATGCCGAACTGCAGCTCATCCAGATTCTGGCGGGACAGCTTACCATAATCGGCAAATTTGGCTGTGCGGTAGTAGACGTCACCGCCATTCTCATAGGCATAGCCTTTATCTTCAAGCTCCTTGATGAATTCAATAATCAGCTCCATGCTCTGAGTAACACGCGGGTTCATCGTCGCTGATTTTACGCCAAGCCCCGCAAGATCTTCCTGATAGGCAGCGATAAAAATCTCCGCAACCTCAGCTACTGTAGTCTTCATCTCCTCGGCCTTGCGGATCAGCTTGTCATCCACATCCGTGAAGTTGGTCACATAATTCACTTCGTTCCCTATTTGCTCCAGGTAATTCCGGACCATGTCAAAAACAATCACGGGTCGGGCATTTCCGATATGCATGTAGCCATATACGGTGGGTCCGCATACGTACATCTTCACCTTCCCTGATTCCTGCGGAACAAATGTTTCCTTGCTGCGTGTCATTGTGTTATAGATCTGCAAAGCCATCTTGATTCCAACCCTTTCTGCGTGCTCCCGGTTTCTCCTGAAGAATCCCGGTATGCTTAAATTTCGTAATCACCGATATACTGCTGGCTTTCCAGCCGGCGCTGCTCTTTTTTTTGCTTGTCTTCCGTACCGAGCTGCTCCCTGATCTCCTCGATCTCTTTTTGCAGGAAACGGAGGGAATCGACAAGCGGGTCCGGCATCTTGGTATGGTCGAGCCTGTCGGATACCCGTTCCCCATTGCGCTTGACCACCCGTCCGGGGTTGCCTACCACCGTACTATTGCTTGGCACCTCACGGAGAACAACCGCGTTGGAACCGATATTGCAATTATCGCCGATCTGGAACGATCCCAGTACTTTTGCACCGGAGCCAATGACAACGTTGTTGCCTACGGTCGGATGACGTTTTCCTTTTTCTTTCCCTGTTCCCCCTAGCGTAACTCCCTGATAGATAATCACATCATCACCGATTTCACAGGTCTCTCCGATTACAATACCCATTCCATGGTCAATGAACAGGCGGCTGCCGATCGTTGCCCCCGGATGAATTTCAACACCAGTCATGAATCTGCTGACCTGGGAAACGATACGCGCAAGTGTAAACCATCGCCGCTTATAAAAAGAGTGGGCTATCCGGTGTGCCCAAATCGCATGAAGTCCGGCGTAAGTGAAGACAACCTCAAACCAGCTGCGGGCTGCAGGATCGTTGTCGAATACTGCCCGAATGTCCGACTTGATATGCTTAAACATCACGGTTCCCCTCTTCTTTGGCTTCCCGCCTCCTGTTTACAGGTACGCAAGGAAGGTATTGTCTGCAGCCTGCATTCTCTCTGTGTGTATGCTGTGGGCTTTGGCTTTCATGTACAACTCTCCCCATATTTCAACAAAAAACGCCTCTGCAGCATAAAGCTGCAGAGGCGTTTAACCGCGGTTCCACTCTGCTTGGACATGGTCTATTGTACTGGCCGGCATTTCCGGCCAGTAAGCGCCCTGTGTCCCTCTTGGCGTCTGTAACGGCAACGTTCCCGGCACGGTCTAACATTCCAGGCAGGAACGCTCAACCGTGCAGCTCACAGGCGCATGTTCTGCGGCAGACAAATGAATAACTTCCAGCCTGCAAAGGAGATTCCTTAGCGGTTATTCTCTCTGGCAATTGTCTTTGTACGCGTACTTTTCCTGATCCCAGCTATTATTATTATTCTTCTATCTTAGCTAAAAGACAACGGACTGACAAGGGGTTCTCCGCTTTGTTGTCCCCGCTTAAGCCCCTTTGATCTGCGATTTCAGGCGTTCAATGACCCGGCTTCGGCCAAGCAGCACTATGGTAGCGTTCAAATCACGGCCATGCGTTTGTCCGGTTAAAGCGACACGAATCGGCATAAACAGCGCTTTGCCCTTATGCCCGGTCTCTTTTTGTACTTCCTTGATCAGAACGGCCATGTTGCCGGCAGTAAAATCATCAGTGGCTTCCACTTTGGCCAGGAAAGCGGACAGGACCTCAGGAACCTGGCCTTCGGCCAGAATCTGGGCAGCTTCCGTTTCAAGCTCTACATGGCTGCGGAAAAACAGCTCTGACAGCTCTACGATATTCGATGCCGAAGTCATTTGTTCCTGATACAGCGCAACCAGACTTTCCGCCCAAGCCTGCTGTTCCGCACCCAGCGATTCCGGCAATCTTCCGGCTTTTTGCAGATGGGGAATGGCCAAAGCCGCGATCCGCTTCGGATCGGCATGTTTGATATAGTGGTTGTTCAAATGCGCAAGCTTATTCGTATCAAATACAGCCGGACTCTTGGAGAGACGGTTTGCGGTGAAGATGGAAATCAGCTCTTCCTTGCTGAAAATCTCCTCCTCGCCTTCCGGCGACCAGCCCAGCAGCGCAATGAAGTTGAACAGTGCTTCCGGCAAATAGCCGAGCTGATCATACTGCTCGATGAACTGAATAATGGATTCGTTGCGTTTGCTCAGCTTCTTGTGGTCATCCCCGACAATCAGTGTCATATGGCCAAACAGCGGCGCTTCCCAGCCAAGGGCTTCATAAATCATCAACTGGCGGGGGGTATTGGAGATGTGGTCTTCTCCGCGCAGGACATGGCTAATTTCCATCAGATGGTCATCCACTGCCACAGCGAAATTATAGGTTGGTATTCCATCCTTCTTCACAATGACAAAGTCGCCCATTTCTTTGCTATTAAAGGAAATACTGCCCTTTACGATATCATCAAAGGTATAAGTGCGGTCCTCCGGCACACGGAAACGGATGCTTGCAATACGTCCTTCCGCTTCATACGCCTTCTGCTGCTCCCCGGTCAGATTCCGGTGCTTGCCGGAATAACGCGGAGTCTCGCCGCGCGCAGCCTGCTCTTCACGTTCCGCTTCCAGCTCTTCTTCGGTGCAGTAGCAGCGGTATGCAAGACCGCGGTCAAGCAGATCCTGCCAGTATACGCGGTACAGATCCAAACGCTCAGTCTGGCGGTAAGGCCCGTATTCGCCGCCGACATCCACGCTTTCATCCCAATCCATTCCCAGCCACTTCAAGTATTTGAGCTGGCTTTCTTCTCCCTCAGCTATGTTACGCTTTACGTCCGTATCTTCGATCCGGATAATAAATTTGCCGCCCAGATTACGGGCGAACAGATAATTGAACAATGCCGTTCTGGCATTTCCGATATGTAAATGTCCCGTAGGGCTTGGTGCGTAACGCACCCGGACTTGATCTGCCATGTCAATCCCTCCGCTTCATAATGGTTAAAATTAGGCAACGTGCAGCCATCTCAAGATGATATCACATCTTGGAGCAGACAGACAATAGATTGTGCCGCAATTCCTTCTCCTCGTCCGGTGAAGCCAAGCTGTTCAGTGGTGGTTGCTTTTACGTTCACCTTCGATGTCTCGGCACCCAGTACATTCGCGATAATCTCGGTCATTTGCGGGATATAAGGTGCCATCTTCGGTTTCTGGGCTATAATCGTGGAGTCGATATTTCCGAGCCTGTAGCCGCGCTTACGGGCAAGTGCCCACACCTGCTCCAGCAGCTTCAGACTGTCCGCATCCTTAAAGGCCGGGTCGGTATCGGGAAAATGCCTGCCGATATCGCCAAGCCCCAGCGCGCCCAGAATGGCATCGCTCACCGCGTGCAGCAGCACATCGGCATCGGAATGTCCAAGCAATCCTTTTTCATAGGGAATGGTGACACCGCCAATAATGCATGGCCTTCCTTCCACCAACTGGTGTACATCGAAACCTTGTCCTACAGCAATCATGTTTGTACCTCTCCCCTGCTTCTTTGTGTAAATTCTGCGAAATCAAGATCCTCCGGTGTGGTGATCTTAATGTTGGCGTAACTCCCCTCCACAACAGCAACCGGAATACCGCTGCGCTCCGCGAGACTGGAATCATCGGTGCCGAGAAATCCGTCACGCTCTGCCGACTCATACGCCACAAGCAGTTCGGACAGACGAAAAGTCTGCGGGGTCTGAATCGCCCACAGACTTCGCCGATCCGGGGTGGACAGCACTTTGCCTGCCTCGTCCACCTGTTTGATCGTATCTTTTACCGGTACAGCAAGCACTGAGGCACCAATCTCCTTGGCATGCTCGTAGCAGGCTGTGATTTCGTCGATCTGCACAAACGGACGGACCCCATCATGCACCATTACCCAGGTTGTCTTAAGGTGTCTCAGCCCCACATGCACAGAATGTTGGCGTTCGGAGCCCCCGGTTACTACAGATATCACTTTGTTGAGTCTGTAGGTCTTAACCCATTCCCGGCAGCGGTCCACATCTTCTTTACCCGTAACCAGTACAATCTCAGAGATCAGCGGATGCCGCTGAAATACCTCCAGGGTATGCACGATAATAGGTTTCCCCTGCAGCAGCAAGTACTGCTTGCTCTCCACAGTCCCCATTCTTGTTCCTCTGCCTGCCGCCACGATCACGGCGCCTACACTGTTTGACATTCTGCCCTTCTCCTGTCTGCACGTATACCCCCATCATAACGTGTTTGACGGTCATTTCCAACCCGCTGGAGCAGCTTTCGCAGTCCTGTAACCGTTTATTGCGCTTTTTCCATCAGTTTTGGCTTGGCAAAGATCATGCGTCCCGCTGAAGTTTGCAGCACGCTGGTTACCAGAACTTCCATAGTTGTACCGATATATTCACGTCCGCCCTCAACCACAATCATGGTTCCGTCATCCAAATAAGCAACGCCTTGCCCATGCTCCTTGCCGTCTTTGATCACTTGCACGATAATCTCTTCACCAGGGAGAACCACCGGCTTCACCGCATTGGCCAGATCATTAATATTAAGAACGGACACTCCCTGGAGTTCACATACTTTATTCAGGTTAAAATCATTGGTTACCACCTTGCCGCGCAGCACTTTTGCCAGCTTGACCAGCTTGCTGTCCACTTCGGAGATTTCTTCAAAATCACCTTCGTAGATCAGGACTTTCACATCCAGCTCTTTTTGAATTTTATTCAGGATATCCAGCCCGCGCCGTCCGCGGTTGCGTTTCAGCAGATCCGAAGAATCGGCAATATGCTGCAGCTCCTCCAGAACGAATTCCGGAATCACGATGGTCCCCTCAATAAATCCTGTTTTGCAGATATCGGCAATCCGTCCGTCAATAATGACGCTTGTATCCAGAATTTTATGTTCCTCCAACCCGCGGCCTTCCGGCTCCGGTGCTTGTCCCCAGCGGCCGGTTGTCCACAGCGAAGCCAGCTCATCTTTCTTTTCCAGCCCAATCCGCAGCCCCACATACCCGAACGTAAGCGTAGCAGCCACCTGAAGCAGTTCTCCTGCCTTTCCAAGCCAGGCCATTGCAGGATACAACAGCAGAGATAACAGAAGCCCTCCCGTAAGCCCAGCAGCACCTGCAGCCAATTCATTCATCGGTATGTGCGAATAATACTGCACCGTTTCCCGCAGTTTCGAACCTCCCCATTCCGCACATAAAGTCCCCGCAAACAAAAAAATAATGGCACCCAGCACCGCAAACAAAAGACTGCCCTGCACGGGCAAGCTGTCTCCCAGTTTATCCATTCCTGCCGGGAATCCTCTTTCTGCCGCATGGTATAGCGTATACCCTGACCAAGCTCCGCATAATGCGGCAAGCATTAAAGTTAATTTTTTCCACATAACCTTAGGCACCTCCTTTTATTCATCCAAAATGATCTGTTCCTCACCAGTATGTTCCAATTTTTGGGACGATAATCCGTGAGCCTGTTATTTTTTCTGACAAGGGACTTCAACTGCAGCAAAAAGATAACCGGAAACTTCTATTATTGGTTGAAAACAGGGGAGGGCCTGACATATAATGAACTCAATTACGAACCCAGGGGTGAATGGAAAATGAGCGCACCAAGTTTACAGGCCTTCCAGGATCAAGTCTCCGAACTGCTGCTCCGTCACCGTAGTCTTCTGGATGTAATGTCCAAAAACGGGCAGAGCAGCGCTTCCGTCAATCGTGCAGTCGTCAAAGCCATTACCGAATGCGGCTGTATCCAGCTGCACGCCAAGAAGCAGGTATTTGAACCCGGTTTGGGGCTTGAACAAGCCAAGGAGCTTGCAGGCACTCATCTTCAAGGGGAACTGTGCGAGAACTGCCGTGAGGTGGTGGCCTCGGAGCTGGGGCGTGAGCTGTTCTATATGTCTGCTCTCTGCAATTTGCTTGATATTAATATGGACGAGGTTGTAGAAAAGGAATCGCAAAAATGCGCCACACTCGGTCTGTTTAATTTCTCCTGACCTGCCTGATGCGCTCTTTTCCTCCGCTTAATTCAAAAAGGCTTCGCCATCCACTGATTCCCAGGGAACGGCAAAGCCTTTTTGTGTTGGCATATTTGTAAAACCCTAATAATAACTGTGAGCCTCTCTGCCTTGCAGCAGCGGATTATCCATTTTTGGATTGATATACTTTATCTTCTGCGCGGCGTCTGCGGCGGTGGCGGCGGCGAGCCGTCAACCGGTCGATATTTTGCTTAAATCCATACAGCGCATATAACGCAAGCAGTACAAAAATCACCTTGGAGATTTGCTCCGGAAAAATCACGGCAACCGCAACCGCGATCACAATAACTACAGGGGAGCCTACCACTGCCTTTTTGGGCAAGCCAACCTTTTTGAAATTCGGATATTTAACCGTGCTGACCATGAGATAGGACAACAACAGCGTAGCCACAATCATAAATGGAGCCGATACATCTTTATGAAAGAGCGCCAGTGTAGCCAGCACCCCGCCCGCAGCCGGAATCGGAAGCCCTACAAAATATCCCGGAATGCCGGGGCGGACATTGAAACGGGCCAAACGCAGCGCACCGAATACCGGAAAAATTGCCGTTACGGTCCAGCCTAATGCAGAATTCAAATCCTGCAAGCTTGTAATATACATGATTAGAGCCGGCGCTACTCCAAACGAAACGACATCGGATAAAGAGTCCAGCTCCTTGCCAAATTCACTTTCGCATTTCAGCGCACGCGCAACACGACCGTCCAGCCCGTCTAACAGCATAGCGATAATCACCATGATAGCGGCCATGCTCAGTTTACCGTCAAACGCCATCATGATACCAAACATTCCAAGCATTAGGTTACCAATGGTAAATAAACTCGGAATTGATTTTTGTATCATTTCTTCACCTCTGTTTTCTTACTTTGAGCCATAAAGTTTTCAATATTACGTGATTGTATGTTATTTACATTTGCCTGTCAATAAGAACTTGCTTCTGCAGCCGTTTCAGTCCGTCCTGAATATTGCGGGCACGCACTTCTCCGATGCCGTCCACCTCATCCAATTCGGCGATGCTGGCCGTCATCAGGTTGGGCAGCATTTCAAACCGTTCAACTAGATTGTGGATGATCACATTCGGCAGCCGCGGAATTTTGTTCAGCAGGCGATATCCGCGCGGCGTCACCACTTCCTCTGAAGAAATCGCCGTAGAAGAATAGCCAAGCAAACGGGCAATATGATTGTCGTCCATCAGATCATCATCGCTGGTACGCTTGAGTCCGGCGATAATTTCGCGGATTTTGTCCTCCTGCTCCTCTCTGGCATAGTCTCTGTACAGAAGCCATGCTTCTTCCTCTGTATTTCCAACCAGTTCTTCCATTTGCATACTGATTAGACGCCCTTCATTGCCAAGCTCATTGATATAGCGCTTGATCTCCATCTTAATCCGCAGCACCATTTCCACACGCTGAATCACTCCGACTACCTCAGCTACAGTAACAATCCCCTCATACTCCGAAGCCGAAAGATTAGTCAGACTCTGTGTAAGAACGGCTCTATACTTTTCCAGCGTTTGAATCGCCTGATTGGCCTTGGCCAGGATCGATCCGATTTCTTTGAGCGCATACCGGATGGAGCCCTGATAGAGCGTGATGATGTTCCGCCGCTGGGAGATGGAAACTACAAGCTTGCCTGTCTGCTTGGCAACACGCTCGGCTGTCCGGTGCCGGATGCCTGTCTCGATGGAGGAGATGGAGGAATCAGGAATCAGCTGTGTATTCGCATAGAGAATCCGCTTCAAATCCTCGCTTAATATAATCGCGCCGTCCATTTTGGCCAGCTCATATAAGTAATTGGGCGAAAAATCACAGTTAATGGAAAAACCGCCATCTACAACTTCCATCACTTCAGGACTATATCCGACAACAATAAGCGCGCCTGTCTTCGCCCGAAGCACATTCTCCAGGCCTTCCCGGAAGGGTGTTCCCGGCGCCGCCATTCTGAGCAGATCATTCATATTTTCTAATTCCTTCATTGTTCAGTGCCCCCTAATCTAACGCGACCGCTAGTGCATCTGCTACGGTGCTGACGCCAATAATCTGGATATCCTGCGGATGCTTCCAGCCTTTCATGCTTTTTTCGGGCATTATGACTCTCCGGAAGCCCAGCTTAGCAGCCTCCTTGACGCGTGTCTCCGCACGGGAAACTCCCCTTACTTCTCCAGTAAGTCCAACTTCGCCAAAAAAAACATCATAAGGCTTTGTCGATATATCACGAAAGCTGGAAGCGATACTGACGGCTACCGCCAGGTCAATGGCTGGCTCATCCAGCTTCACCCCGCCAGCAACATTGAGGTAAGCATCCTGATTCTGCAGAAACATCCCCATCCGCTTCTCGAGTACCGCAATAATAAGTGCCATTCTTTGATGATCCATTCCGGTGCACATCCGCCGCGGGGATGGGAAGTGGGTGGCGGCTACCAGCGCCTGAAGCTCGACAAGCACGGGTCTTGTTCCCTCCATACTGGCAACAACGGCTGATCCGGCTACCCCCAGCGGGCGCTCCGACAAAAAGAGCTCGGATGGATTCTCCACCTCGGTAAGCCCGATTTCCCCCATTTCAAAAATACCGATCTCATTAGTGGAACCAAACCGGTTTTTGACCGCACGCAGCAACCGGTACGTATGGTGCCGCTCACCTTCGAAATAGAGCACACAATCGACCATATGCTCCAGCATTCGCGGCCCTGCAATGGCCCCTTCTTTTGTTACATGTCCAACCAGGACCGTGGCAATTCCGCGAATTTTGGCAATCCGCATGAATCTTGTTGTACATTCCCGAACCTGCGTCACACTGCCGGGTGCGCTTGTCACTTCGGGCATAAATACGGTCTGAATAGAGTCAATGACAAGAAATTGGGGCTGGATTTGTTCAATGGCTTCTTCGATGCTCTCCATATTTGTCTCACACAGCACATACAGCTCTGCGGACAACGCCCCGAGGCGGTCTGCACGCAGCTTCGTCTGCCGGACTGATTCTTCTCCTGAAATATACAGTACACGCAATCCCTGAGTGGTTAGTGCATGGGAGGTTTGCAGCAGGAGCGTCGATTTACCGATCCCTGGAT
This genomic window contains:
- the sigH gene encoding RNA polymerase sporulation sigma factor SigH, with amino-acid sequence MSVDLKEIMLSEYDFISDEEIVEIFRGGDSGALEHLINKYRNFVRAKARSYFLIGADREDIVQEGMIGLYKAIRDFKGDKLSSFKAFAELCITRQIITAIKTATRQKHIPLNSYVSLDKPIYDEDSDRTLMDVICGTQVLDPEELIINQEEFIGLEDKMAEILSDLERKVLMLYLDGRSYQEIAEDLKRHVKSIDNALQRVKRKLERYLEVRDN
- the cysS gene encoding cysteine--tRNA ligase codes for the protein MALQIYNTMTRSKETFVPQESGKVKMYVCGPTVYGYMHIGNARPVIVFDMVRNYLEQIGNEVNYVTNFTDVDDKLIRKAEEMKTTVAEVAEIFIAAYQEDLAGLGVKSATMNPRVTQSMELIIEFIKELEDKGYAYENGGDVYYRTAKFADYGKLSRQNLDELQFGIRVEVDSRKEKPEDFVLWKAAKPGEVHWHSPWGEGRPGWHIECSAMAREFLGDTIDIHGGGQDLQFPHHECECAQTEALTGKPLSNYWMHNGFINIGDEKMSKSLGNGLLVKDIRQRFKAGAIRYFMLSTHYRNPLNFTEESMLSAEKSAERIALAERNVKHRLELDPQGATGQASGQITERLAAIVANFHAKMQDDFNTPDAITAMFDWVSLANNTLANPEALPANFSALLQAFAEMNAVLRLTTETEEEVAGEEVERLIAERAEARKNKNWGRSDEIRDQLNAMGILLEDTPQGMRWRRK
- a CDS encoding Mini-ribonuclease 3, yielding MSGPFNLESAWFPYEPSKPARLLSPLVLAYAGDAIYEVAVRQYLISLPNLRPNHLHRTATGLVSAKAQSTILAYLEPKLTDEEKDVARQGRNAKSGTIPKNADVLEYRHATAFECLIGHLYYTGQQARIRELVDSSIQFMMNRPK
- the cysE gene encoding serine O-acetyltransferase, yielding MFKHIKSDIRAVFDNDPAARSWFEVVFTYAGLHAIWAHRIAHSFYKRRWFTLARIVSQVSRFMTGVEIHPGATIGSRLFIDHGMGIVIGETCEIGDDVIIYQGVTLGGTGKEKGKRHPTVGNNVVIGSGAKVLGSFQIGDNCNIGSNAVVLREVPSNSTVVGNPGRVVKRNGERVSDRLDHTKMPDPLVDSLRFLQKEIEEIREQLGTEDKQKKEQRRLESQQYIGDYEI
- the rlmB gene encoding 23S rRNA (guanosine(2251)-2'-O)-methyltransferase RlmB, which gives rise to MEELKTEEEVLAGKHSVLEALRAGRTLNKIWIAETAQKHLTAPIIAEARKAGIVIQHVDKRKLDQLAPGVQHQGVVAQAAPFAYAEVADILAAAEAKGEPPFLLLLDEIEDPHNLGSILRTADCTGVHGVIVPKRRSAQITATVSKTSAGAVEYVPVARVTNLGQTIDRLKELGVWVVGTDVDTDQNLYASDIFTGPVAVVIGNENKGMGRLIREKCDVLLKLPMAGKINSLNASVAAGVIMYEVLRRRHQQG
- a CDS encoding NYN domain-containing protein, with product MADWRDILLVDGYNMIGGWPDLAELSLSGMQGARDRLLDMLADYQAFSGLRVIAVFDAYRVPGLGRSFVQGKVQVFFTKEKETADECIERLVGEFSHRRRQIYVATSDFVEQHVIFAQGALRLSARELRLEIEESQKQVKKVIEPGNISSTRHSLEDKLPPETRRRLEDWRRQ
- the rpmG gene encoding 50S ribosomal protein L33, which codes for MRVIITLACTSCKQRNYATTKNKRNHPDRLEMKKFCKFCNEQTPHRETR
- the gltX gene encoding glutamate--tRNA ligase yields the protein MADQVRVRYAPSPTGHLHIGNARTALFNYLFARNLGGKFIIRIEDTDVKRNIAEGEESQLKYLKWLGMDWDESVDVGGEYGPYRQTERLDLYRVYWQDLLDRGLAYRCYCTEEELEAEREEQAARGETPRYSGKHRNLTGEQQKAYEAEGRIASIRFRVPEDRTYTFDDIVKGSISFNSKEMGDFVIVKKDGIPTYNFAVAVDDHLMEISHVLRGEDHISNTPRQLMIYEALGWEAPLFGHMTLIVGDDHKKLSKRNESIIQFIEQYDQLGYLPEALFNFIALLGWSPEGEEEIFSKEELISIFTANRLSKSPAVFDTNKLAHLNNHYIKHADPKRIAALAIPHLQKAGRLPESLGAEQQAWAESLVALYQEQMTSASNIVELSELFFRSHVELETEAAQILAEGQVPEVLSAFLAKVEATDDFTAGNMAVLIKEVQKETGHKGKALFMPIRVALTGQTHGRDLNATIVLLGRSRVIERLKSQIKGA